One Brassica oleracea var. oleracea cultivar TO1000 chromosome C7, BOL, whole genome shotgun sequence genomic window carries:
- the LOC106303102 gene encoding glutathione S-transferase T2-like: MAKSGGYVNLVMSQGPVHLDSCEPLLFTSQSSGVSTVKGRRKWSPKEDLILIEYYNSIEYYNSSPQLVGTSPRELGPCKQRWARINEGVCKFAGCYDMALREQRSGQNENDVMKSALDIFANDQGSKFNFEHAWRELRHDVKWCSTYLEKDERKPADSQGDGEGAVPEPEPEERPIGVKAAKAGSKRKKTGKEEELVKYKTMCLLKTEAGIKSRTSFPPSSRRAYHLHLHQQFPPSRRASARPYITPNCYGQCMMTVIEL; this comes from the exons ATGGCCAAATCCGGTGGTTATGTAAACCTTGTAATGAGTCAAGGGCCAGTTCATCTTGACTCCTGCGAACCTCTTCTCTTTACCAGCCAAAGTTCTGGTGTGTCTACTGTCAAAGGGAGGAGAAAATGGTCACCGAAGGAGGATTTAATCCTCATCG AGTACTACAACTCCATAGAGTACTACAACTCCAGTCCTCAACTGGTTGGGACAAGCCCACGAGAACTTGGGCCATGCAAGCAAAGATGGGCTAGGATCAACGAGGGAGTTTGCAAGTTTGCTGGCTGTTACGACATGGCACTGAGGGAGCAGAGAAGCGGGCAAAATGAGAACGATGTGATGAAGTCTGCCTTGGATATCTTTGCCAATGACCAGGGATCGAAGTTCAACTTCGAACATGCGTGGAGGGAGCTTCGGCATGATGTGAAATGGTGCTCTACCTATCTGGAGAAGGACGAGCGCAAACCAGCGGATTCCCAAGGCGACGGTGAAGGGGCAGTGCCAGAGCCAGAGCCAGAAGAGCGACCAATAGGGGTTAAGGCTGCAAAGGCTGGTAGCAAGAGGAAGAAAACTGGAAAAGAGGAAGAGTTG GTGAAGTACAAGACCATGTGCTTGTTGAAGACAGAAGCTGGTATCAAGTCACGG ACGAGCTTCCCACCTTCATCTAGACGAGCTTACCACCTTCATCTCCATCAGCAGTTCCCACCATCTCGACGAGCAAG TGCCAGACCATACATAACGCCTAATTGCTATGGACAATGTATGATGACTGTCATTGAACTTTGA